One stretch of Pomacea canaliculata isolate SZHN2017 linkage group LG1, ASM307304v1, whole genome shotgun sequence DNA includes these proteins:
- the LOC112574158 gene encoding uncharacterized protein LOC112574158: MPISSGALEWPKSYFRKPVETEADSSRTDEGLEWWWGVKSPRGVAPLNYEWQPQLSAREDYEKWRKEMDRKGPLKSRKKKNHGGCCCFCCGTSMSSKVHSKEVVENPPKGGNRDDPRKVIRRRRRRVCCCLTLWLSLLFLLIAAAVVFVFIYLTGHVVLKPNVECNGRWGVHFMASKTTYNGTDKYTCCFLPDINKTVVDIQTTKGKSWPEGYLIPNGTCAKSKDKCEDYKPPKCTSECFDPSVPPCEACVSCIYRVSLVVLGCLLATMFRY; the protein is encoded by the exons ATGCCTATATCAAGCGGGGCACTTGAATGGCCTAAAAGTTATTTCCGGAAGCCAGTGGAAACAGAAGCAGACAGTTCCAGGACTGACGAGGGACTAGAATGGTGGTGGGGCGTCAAGTCCCCAAGAGGAGTTGCGCCTCTTAACTACGAATGGCAACCTCAACTTTCCGCTCGAGAAGATTACGAAAAATGGCGAAAAGAGATGGACCGAAAG GGCCCTTTgaagagcagaaagaaaaaaaaccatggagGATGCTGTTGCTTTTGTTGCGGTACGTCGATGTCCTCGAAG GTACACAGCAAGGAGGTCGTGGAGAATCCCCCCAAGGGAGGCAATCGAGACGACCCAAGAAAGGTAATTCGCCGCCGCCGTCGACGAGTTTGCTGTTGCCTGACGTTGTGGTTGTCACTCCTGTTCCTCCTCATTGCAGCGGCagttgtctttgtcttcatctATTTGACAG GTCATGTGGTGCTGAAGCCAAATGTGGAATGCAATGGTCGGTGGGGTGTTCACTTTATGGCTTCCAAAACCACCTACAACGGCACCGACAAATATACCTGCTGTTTCCTCCCCGACATTAATAAGACTGTTGTCGATATCCAAACAACAAAGGGAAAGAGCTGGCCGGAGGGCTACCTCATTCCCAACGGTACCTGTGCAAAATCAAAAGACAAATGCGAAGACTACAAACCACCAAAATGTACCTCAGAATGTTTTGATCCTAGTGTCCCTCCTTGTGAGGCATGTGTGTCTTGCATATATAGGGTTTCGCTTGTAGTTTTGGGATGCTTGCTAGCGACCATGTTTCGATACTGA
- the LOC112574145 gene encoding protein arginine N-methyltransferase 2-like isoform X2 encodes MFRALVLGRAEWYCWICPSQSPGSKPPNTASNMLKLHHEMLSDKPRTFAYKSAILNNAHLLKDKVILDVGCGTGILSLMCAKHGHPKQVYAVEASDLAVYTKEVVENNGMSDKVTVLHDFVENINMDSPVDLIISEWMGTLLLFEMMIESVLIARDKYLAPYGTMWPSSASLFLMPVSAVDEYQDLIDFWTCQYDFNLSCLKPLALEEFLQKPNHGYILKRKDCLSVEAKLLELDIHQVRVEDLEEIVSHFDFCIDRSGILHGFCTWFQVDFQGLDPSIETTSLNTGPDNEPTHWKQNLFMLDNGLVVEKGDNVQGYAKISRHAEWRRHLRLFICFTHKHLSSGKITSHEKLFYVWR; translated from the exons ATGTTCAGAGCATTGGTACTGGGCAGAGCTGAATGGTATTGTTGGATATGCCCCAGTCAATCACCTGGCTCCAAACCACCCAACACTGCATCAAATATGCTG AAATTGCATCACGAAATGCTGAGTGACAAGCCACGCACTTTTGCCTACAAGTCCGCCATCCTGAATAATGCTCACCTGCTGAAGGACAAG GTAATACTTGATGTTGGTTGTGGCACAGGGATCCTAAGTTTGATGTGTGCCAAACATGGACATCCCAAACAG GTGTATGCTGTGGAAGCTAGTGATCTAGCTGTGTACACTAAAGAGGTGGTAGAGAACAATGGCATGTCAGACAAAGTGACAGTACTCCATGATTTTGTGGAAAACATCAACATGGATAGTCCTGTAGATCTTATCATCTCAGAATGGATGGGTACACTTCTTTTG TTTGAAATGATGATTGAATCAGTGCTGATTGCTCGTGACAAATATCTGGCACCTTATGGCACCATGTGGCCTTCTTCTGCCAGTCTCTTTCTTATGCCTGTGTCAGCTGTTGATGAATACCAGGACCTCATTGATTTTTGGACCTGCCAGTATGACTTCAATCTATCTTGCCTCAA GCCTCTTGCTTTGGAAGAATTCCTTCAAAAACCCAACCATGGCTACATACTAAAGCGAAAAGATTGCCTTTCAGTTGAGGCTAAGCTTTTGGAGTTAGATATCCACCAGGTCAGAGTAGAAGACTTGGAGGAGATTGTCAGTCACTTTGATTTTTGTATTGACAGGTCTGGAATTCTGCATGGCTTTTGCACATGGTTTCAGGTAGATTTTCAGGGTTTGGATCCCAGCATTGAAACAACATCACTCAACACTGGACCTGATAATGA GCCAACTCACTGGAAGCAAAATCTTTTCATGCTTGACAATGGGCTGGTTGTAGAGAAGGGGGATAATGTGCAAGGTTATGCCAAAATTTCTCGCCATGCAGAGTGGCGTCGGCACTTGcgtctatttatatgtttcacacacaaacatttatcttCAGGCAAA ATAACAAGCCATGAAAAATTATTCTATGTATGGAGATAA
- the LOC112574145 gene encoding protein arginine N-methyltransferase 2-like isoform X1 has product MDEDACGQKLHNDICVRDTDGSDQGINQTSDNFATLSLDATDDDEAEIMYAVGDFLGNGNNQLSFKAGDSLKIIQKCSEHWYWAELNGIVGYAPVNHLAPNHPTLHQICWQDDEYFESYGKLKLHHEMLSDKPRTFAYKSAILNNAHLLKDKVILDVGCGTGILSLMCAKHGHPKQVYAVEASDLAVYTKEVVENNGMSDKVTVLHDFVENINMDSPVDLIISEWMGTLLLFEMMIESVLIARDKYLAPYGTMWPSSASLFLMPVSAVDEYQDLIDFWTCQYDFNLSCLKPLALEEFLQKPNHGYILKRKDCLSVEAKLLELDIHQVRVEDLEEIVSHFDFCIDRSGILHGFCTWFQVDFQGLDPSIETTSLNTGPDNEPTHWKQNLFMLDNGLVVEKGDNVQGYAKISRHAEWRRHLRLFICFTHKHLSSGKITSHEKLFYVWR; this is encoded by the exons ATGGACGAAGATGCATGCGGTCAGAAGCTGCACAACGATATCTGCGTCAGAGATACCGACGGCAGCGATCAAGGTATTAATCAGACATCCGACAACTTTGCTACCCTGTCTTTGGATGCAACGGATGATGACGAGGCCGAAATCATGTACGCAGTCGGCGATTTCCTTGGGAATGGCAACAATCAG ttaagcTTTAAAGCTGGAGATTCACTGAAAATCATTCAGAAATGTTCAGAGCATTGGTACTGGGCAGAGCTGAATGGTATTGTTGGATATGCCCCAGTCAATCACCTGGCTCCAAACCACCCAACACTGCATCAAATATGCTGGCAAGATGACGAGTACTTTGAGAGCTATGGCAAACTG AAATTGCATCACGAAATGCTGAGTGACAAGCCACGCACTTTTGCCTACAAGTCCGCCATCCTGAATAATGCTCACCTGCTGAAGGACAAG GTAATACTTGATGTTGGTTGTGGCACAGGGATCCTAAGTTTGATGTGTGCCAAACATGGACATCCCAAACAG GTGTATGCTGTGGAAGCTAGTGATCTAGCTGTGTACACTAAAGAGGTGGTAGAGAACAATGGCATGTCAGACAAAGTGACAGTACTCCATGATTTTGTGGAAAACATCAACATGGATAGTCCTGTAGATCTTATCATCTCAGAATGGATGGGTACACTTCTTTTG TTTGAAATGATGATTGAATCAGTGCTGATTGCTCGTGACAAATATCTGGCACCTTATGGCACCATGTGGCCTTCTTCTGCCAGTCTCTTTCTTATGCCTGTGTCAGCTGTTGATGAATACCAGGACCTCATTGATTTTTGGACCTGCCAGTATGACTTCAATCTATCTTGCCTCAA GCCTCTTGCTTTGGAAGAATTCCTTCAAAAACCCAACCATGGCTACATACTAAAGCGAAAAGATTGCCTTTCAGTTGAGGCTAAGCTTTTGGAGTTAGATATCCACCAGGTCAGAGTAGAAGACTTGGAGGAGATTGTCAGTCACTTTGATTTTTGTATTGACAGGTCTGGAATTCTGCATGGCTTTTGCACATGGTTTCAGGTAGATTTTCAGGGTTTGGATCCCAGCATTGAAACAACATCACTCAACACTGGACCTGATAATGA GCCAACTCACTGGAAGCAAAATCTTTTCATGCTTGACAATGGGCTGGTTGTAGAGAAGGGGGATAATGTGCAAGGTTATGCCAAAATTTCTCGCCATGCAGAGTGGCGTCGGCACTTGcgtctatttatatgtttcacacacaaacatttatcttCAGGCAAA ATAACAAGCCATGAAAAATTATTCTATGTATGGAGATAA
- the LOC112576065 gene encoding histamine H2 receptor-like, producing MFGNATPPDSVARPLTGEKATLALVTVVLSLTAVVSNSLLVYVVVRTTTLHTSTNVFIASLSVAEFLTGLLVVPFVGAAAATAAASSPSASSSGWPFSSGACCFLAAMGVLGRCAASLSLLVVSADRCVAISRPLRYASIVTQRSTVVVLVVVWLQSLLMALLPLTRWGRYAYAEGFGMCLMRSSSGSDEESSTEGATGAGSEVLVKETLCTFAPAAAVLVLMAVTVHQIRGHRRVFAIVPIPVAATSLPAGTSSMVTAASSTFKAMRSLLLVILAFFVLGLPFAVACVLCQTGRKCSLPAPLLRSLLWLSFLGGIVNPILIMALNRKFRAALRALFFCGGCRILRAIKGLEKDPFALSTGLHTVMETTLVVNMIHGVCRRDANIWRQVVMNPSARPELLVPPAPRRVGILTLRKTRSSPECVNFGAVHM from the coding sequence ATGTTTGGGAACGCCACGCCGCCAGACAGTGTCGCACGTCCCCTCACAGGTGAAAAGGCTACGCTAGCCTTGGTGACCGTCGTCCTGTCCCTCACCGCCGTGGTCAGCAACAGCCTGCTGGTGTACGTGGTGGTGCGGACGACAACCCTCCACACCTCCACCAACGTCTTCATCGCCTCGCTGTCGGTAGCAGAGTTCCTGACGGGGTTGCTTGTCGTCCCCTTCGTGggtgctgcagcagcaacagcggcaGCCTCAAGCCCCTCGGCCTCTTCCTCCGGCTGGCCCTTCTCCTCCGGCGCCTGCTGCTTCTTGGCGGCGATGGGGGTGCTGGGCAGGTGCGCGGCCAGTCTCAGTCTCCTCGTAGTCTCGGCCGACCGCTGCGTCGCCATCAGCCGCCCGCTCCGCTACGCGTCCATCGTCACCCAGCGGTCCACGGTGGTCGTGCTGGTGGTAGTCTGGTTGCAGAGTTTGCTGATGGCTCTCCTACCACTGACTCGCTGGGGAAGATACGCGTACGCCGAAGGCTTTGGGATGTGTCTCATGAGGAGTTCCTCGGGTAGCGACGAAGAATCCTCCACGGAGGGTGCCACAGGAGCAGGCTCGGAGGTGCTGGTGAAGGAGACGCTTTGTACTTTCGCGCCGGCGGCGGCGGTGCTGGTCCTGATGGCGGTCACCGTCCACCAGATCCGAGGTCACCGCCGGGTGTTCGCCATCGTGCCTATTCCCGTGGCCGCCACCTCTCTGCCCGCCGGCACCTCCAGCATGGTCACCGCGGCCTCAAGTACGTTCAAAGCCATGAGATCGCTGCTCCTCGTGATCTTGGCCTTCTTCGTCCTGGGTCTACCCTTCGCCGTGGCATGTGTGCTGTGCCAGACGGGACGGAAATGCTCGCTGCCGGCACCTCTGCTGCGGTCGCTGCTGTGGCTCTCCTTCCTAGGCGGCATCGTCAACCCTATCCTCATCATGGCGCTCAACCGCAAGTTCCGTGCCGCCCTGCGCGCGCTTTTCTTCTGCGGAGGTTGTCGCATTCTCAGAGCCATCAAAGGACTCGAAAAGGACCCCTTCGCCCTTTCCACCGGTCTTCACACCGTCATGGAGACCACTCTAGTGGTCAACATGATTCACGGGGTTTGCAGGCGCGATGCCAACATCTGGCGGCAGGTGGTCATGAACCCGAGCGCCAGACCAGAGTTGCTTGTGCCTCCCGCGCCTCGACGTGTCGGCATCTTGACGTTACGGAAAACGCGGTCATCCCCTGAATGTGTCAACTTTGGTGCTGTCCACATGTGA